One genomic window of Actinoplanes lobatus includes the following:
- a CDS encoding helix-turn-helix transcriptional regulator codes for MQREQLADFLRRRRAAIRPTEVGLSDSGIRRTVGLRREEVAMLAGMSVDYVVRLEQGRSSQPSTQLLVALARALRLSDDERDHLFHLAGHQPPPATGVARLARAGLLRVLDLLGDTPALVMSDLGEVLAQNRAALLFAGDQRGRTGDRRYLVYRWFTEPATRAAHPPEEHDQQARQLVADLRATAGRRSGDEEVTGLIERLMAASDEFRYRWAEHEVAVRRADRKTLLHPRMGWMRMDCETLMTPDQGQMLLVFTPADDETRERLALLMVVGVQEFADPAG; via the coding sequence ATGCAACGTGAGCAACTCGCCGACTTCCTGCGCCGCCGCCGCGCGGCGATCCGTCCCACCGAGGTGGGCCTGTCCGACAGCGGCATCCGCCGGACCGTCGGGCTGCGCCGCGAGGAGGTGGCGATGCTCGCCGGGATGTCCGTCGACTACGTGGTGCGCCTGGAGCAGGGCCGCAGCAGCCAGCCGTCGACGCAACTGCTGGTCGCGCTGGCCCGGGCGCTGCGCCTGTCCGACGACGAGCGCGACCACCTGTTCCACCTGGCCGGGCACCAGCCACCACCGGCCACCGGGGTGGCCCGCCTGGCGCGGGCCGGGCTGCTGCGCGTGCTCGACCTGCTCGGTGACACCCCGGCGCTGGTGATGTCCGACCTGGGGGAGGTGCTCGCGCAGAATCGGGCGGCTCTGCTGTTCGCGGGTGACCAGCGTGGTCGCACCGGTGACCGCCGCTATCTGGTCTATCGCTGGTTCACCGAGCCCGCGACGCGCGCTGCCCATCCGCCCGAGGAGCACGATCAGCAGGCCCGGCAGTTGGTGGCCGACCTGCGTGCGACGGCCGGGCGGCGGTCCGGGGACGAGGAGGTGACCGGGCTGATCGAGCGGTTGATGGCGGCCTCCGACGAGTTCCGTTACCGGTGGGCCGAGCACGAGGTGGCGGTGCGCCGGGCGGATCGCAAGACGCTGCTCCATCCACGGATGGGCTGGATGCGGATGGACTGCGAGACGCTGATGACTCCCGACCAGGGGCAGATGCTGCTCGTGTTCACGCCGGCCGACGACGAGACCCGCGAGCGGCTCGCTCTGCTGATGGTCGTCGGTGTGCAGGAGTTCGCCGACCCGGCCGGGTAA